Proteins from a genomic interval of Gossypium hirsutum isolate 1008001.06 chromosome A09, Gossypium_hirsutum_v2.1, whole genome shotgun sequence:
- the LOC107917019 gene encoding UPF0481 protein At3g47200 isoform X1, translating to MALPVEQAKVKEDPVAISVNEMLKSSSLASPKPCISKVPNYLRQVNEKAYEPQLISIGPYHRGKLHLKAMEERKIGFLQQLVEETMVMNASKYVMKMRELETQARKCYEQPLCLDSDEFVKMLLLDGCFIVQLIRLCLKKDLVNYYTNGYFLALIQDFLLVENQLPFFVIWELFSVIETGVDQGMFIEAVFDMFFHRVPGKGRPKHDLISITSEIKHLLDFTYHHCCHPSSSELEALNETRNFDMNFIRCALELQESGIKFETIEGNSMFDIRFENKTLLIPKLNIDDYTESFLRNLIAFEQLFVADRDVKHASDYMVLMDSLIDSPKDVEILCQHGIINNMLGDDKAVAAMINSLGIYVCHSHNFYYSGVFEDVNKHCSKRWNIWMANLKHNYFNSPWSLISLMAAILLLLLTVLQTVLSVLSYYQ from the exons ATGGCGCTGCCCGTTGAACAA GCTAAAGTAAAAGAAGACCCCGTTGCCATTAGCGTAAACGAAATGCTTAAGAGCTCATCACTAGCTTCGCCTAAGCCTTGCATTTCCAAAGTACCTAATTATCTTCGTCAGGTGAATGAAAAGGCCTATGAACCACAACTCATTTCAATCGGGCCGTACCATCGTGGTAAACTTCACTTGAAAGCAATGGAAGAGAGAAAGATTGGCTTCCTTCAACAACTTGTTGAAGAAACAATGGTGATGAATGCTTCAAAATATGTCATGAAAATGAGAGAATTAGAAACACAAGCTCGCAAATGCTATGAACAACCTTTATGTCTCGACTCCGATGAATTCGTCAAAATGTTGCTTCTTGATGGTTGCTTTATTGTGCAGTTGATTCGCTTGTGTTTAAAGAAGGATTTGGTCAATTATTACACTAATGGCTACTTTCTTGCTTTGattcaagactttttgttagtCGAAAATCAACTTCCTTTCTTCGTCATTTGGGAATTGTTTTCCGTAATCGAGACTGGGGTCGATCAAGGTATGTTCATTGAAGCGGTTTTCGATATGTTCTTCCATAGAGTACCCGGAAAAGGACGTCCGAAACATGATCTCATATCCATTACATCAGAAATCAAACACTTACTAGACTTCACCTATCACCATTGCTGTCATCCTTCGAGTTCCGAATTGGAAGCCTTAAACGAAACCCGGAATTTCGATATGAATTTCATTCGTTGTGCCTTGGAACTCCAAGAATCGGGAATCAAATTCGAAACGATAGAAGGAAACAGCATGTTCGACATAAGGTTCGAAAACAAAACCTTGCTTATCCCTAAACTTAACATCGATGACTATACCGAATCATTCCTACGAAATCTGATTGCATTCGAGCAACTATTTGTAGCAGACAGAGATGTGAAGCATGCAAGTGATTACATGGTGTTGATGGACAGCCTTATTGATTCACCTAAAGATGTGGAAATACTTTGCCAGCATGGGATTATAAATAACATGTTAGGGGATGATAAAGCGGTGGCGGCCATGATTAACAGTCTGGGAATCTATGTATGCCATTCCCACAACTTCTATTACAGTGGAGTGTTTGAGGATGTAAACAAGCATTGCAGCAAGCGTTGGAACATATGGATGGCGAATTTGAAGCACAATTATTTTAACAGTCCATGGTCACTCATCTCTCTTATGGCTGCTATTTTGCTCCTCCTGCTTACAGTACTGCAAACTGTACTTTCAGTACTTTCTTATTATCAATAA
- the LOC107917019 gene encoding UPF0481 protein At3g47200 isoform X2: protein MALPVEQAKVKEDPVAISVNEMLKSSSLASPKPCISKVPNYLRQVNEKAYEPQLISIGPYHRGKLHLKAMEERKIGFLQQLVEETMVMNASKYVMKMRELETQARKCYEQPLCLDSDEFVKMLLLDGCFIVQLIRLCLKKDLVNYYTNGYFLALIQDFLLVENQLPFFVIWELFSVIETGVDQGMFIEAVFDMFFHRVPGKGRPKHDLISITSEIKHLLDFTYHHCCHPSSSELEALNETRNFDMNFIRCALELQESGIKFETIEGNSMFDISRQRCEACK, encoded by the exons ATGGCGCTGCCCGTTGAACAA GCTAAAGTAAAAGAAGACCCCGTTGCCATTAGCGTAAACGAAATGCTTAAGAGCTCATCACTAGCTTCGCCTAAGCCTTGCATTTCCAAAGTACCTAATTATCTTCGTCAGGTGAATGAAAAGGCCTATGAACCACAACTCATTTCAATCGGGCCGTACCATCGTGGTAAACTTCACTTGAAAGCAATGGAAGAGAGAAAGATTGGCTTCCTTCAACAACTTGTTGAAGAAACAATGGTGATGAATGCTTCAAAATATGTCATGAAAATGAGAGAATTAGAAACACAAGCTCGCAAATGCTATGAACAACCTTTATGTCTCGACTCCGATGAATTCGTCAAAATGTTGCTTCTTGATGGTTGCTTTATTGTGCAGTTGATTCGCTTGTGTTTAAAGAAGGATTTGGTCAATTATTACACTAATGGCTACTTTCTTGCTTTGattcaagactttttgttagtCGAAAATCAACTTCCTTTCTTCGTCATTTGGGAATTGTTTTCCGTAATCGAGACTGGGGTCGATCAAGGTATGTTCATTGAAGCGGTTTTCGATATGTTCTTCCATAGAGTACCCGGAAAAGGACGTCCGAAACATGATCTCATATCCATTACATCAGAAATCAAACACTTACTAGACTTCACCTATCACCATTGCTGTCATCCTTCGAGTTCCGAATTGGAAGCCTTAAACGAAACCCGGAATTTCGATATGAATTTCATTCGTTGTGCCTTGGAACTCCAAGAATCGGGAATCAAATTCGAAACGATAGAAGGAAACAGCATGTTCGACATAAG CAGACAGAGATGTGAAGCATGCAAGTGA
- the LOC107917019 gene encoding UPF0481 protein At3g47200 isoform X3 — protein MALPVEQAKVKEDPVAISVNEMLKSSSLASPKPCISKVPNYLRQVNEKAYEPQLISIGPYHRGKLHLKAMEERKIGFLQQLVEETMVMNASKYVMKMRELETQARKCYEQPLCLDSDEFVKMLLLDGCFIVQLIRLCLKKDLVNYYTNGYFLALIQDFLLVENQLPFFVIWELFSVIETGVDQGMFIEAVFDMFFHRVPGKGRPKHDLISITSEIKHLLDFTYHHCCHPSSSELEALNETRNFDMNFIRCALELQESGIKFETIEGNSMFDIRQRCEACK, from the exons ATGGCGCTGCCCGTTGAACAA GCTAAAGTAAAAGAAGACCCCGTTGCCATTAGCGTAAACGAAATGCTTAAGAGCTCATCACTAGCTTCGCCTAAGCCTTGCATTTCCAAAGTACCTAATTATCTTCGTCAGGTGAATGAAAAGGCCTATGAACCACAACTCATTTCAATCGGGCCGTACCATCGTGGTAAACTTCACTTGAAAGCAATGGAAGAGAGAAAGATTGGCTTCCTTCAACAACTTGTTGAAGAAACAATGGTGATGAATGCTTCAAAATATGTCATGAAAATGAGAGAATTAGAAACACAAGCTCGCAAATGCTATGAACAACCTTTATGTCTCGACTCCGATGAATTCGTCAAAATGTTGCTTCTTGATGGTTGCTTTATTGTGCAGTTGATTCGCTTGTGTTTAAAGAAGGATTTGGTCAATTATTACACTAATGGCTACTTTCTTGCTTTGattcaagactttttgttagtCGAAAATCAACTTCCTTTCTTCGTCATTTGGGAATTGTTTTCCGTAATCGAGACTGGGGTCGATCAAGGTATGTTCATTGAAGCGGTTTTCGATATGTTCTTCCATAGAGTACCCGGAAAAGGACGTCCGAAACATGATCTCATATCCATTACATCAGAAATCAAACACTTACTAGACTTCACCTATCACCATTGCTGTCATCCTTCGAGTTCCGAATTGGAAGCCTTAAACGAAACCCGGAATTTCGATATGAATTTCATTCGTTGTGCCTTGGAACTCCAAGAATCGGGAATCAAATTCGAAACGATAGAAGGAAACAGCATGTTCGACATAAG ACAGAGATGTGAAGCATGCAAGTGA
- the LOC107917780 gene encoding probable voltage-gated potassium channel subunit beta isoform X2, giving the protein MQYKNLGRSGLKVSQLSYGAWVSFGNQLDVKEAKSLLQCCKDNGVNFFDNAEVYANGRAEEIMGQAIRELGWKRSDIVVSTKIFWGGPGPNDKGLSRKHIVEGTKASLKRLDMDYVDVLYCHRPDTQTPIEETVRAMNYVIDKGWAFYWGTSEWSAQQITEAWGVAERLDLVGPIVEQPEYNLLTRHKVESEYLPLYTNYGLGLTTWSPLASGVLTGKYNKGNIPSDSRFALENFKIQENMKALDVIALLTPAVMEKIETVFQSKPKRPDSYR; this is encoded by the exons ATGCAGTACAAAAACCTGGGCAGATCAGGCTTAAAGGTGAGTCAACTATCGTATGGAGCATGGGTTAGTTTCGGTAACCAGCTCGATGTTAAAGAAGCAAAGTCACTTCTCCAGTGTTGTAAAGACAACGGAGTCAACTTTTTCGACAACGCCGAGGTTTATGCCAATGGTCGAGCCGAGGAGATCATGGGTCAGGCTATTAGGGAACTTGGGTGGAAACGATCGGATATCGTGGTTTCTACCAAGATCTTTTGGGGCGGTCCTGGGCCAAATGATAAGGGTTTGTCTAGAAAACATATTGTTGAAGGAACCAAGGCGTCCTTGAAGAGGCTTGATATGGATTATGTTGATGTGCTCTATTGTCATAG GCCAGACACACAGACTCCAATTGAGGAGACTGTGAGGGCAATGAATTATGTGATTGATAAGGGTTGGGCATTTTATTGGGGGACAAGTGAGTGGTCTGCACAACAGATTACGGAAGCATGGGGAGTAGCTGAGAGGTTGGACCTGGTAGGCCCGATTGTGGAGCAGCCAGAGTATAATCTATTGACTAGGCACAAG GTTGAATCCGAGTACCTTCCTCTGTATACTAACTATGGTCTAGGTCTTACAACATGGAGTCCGCTTGCTTCTGGAGTGCTTACTGGAAAATACAACAAAGGAAATATACCATCTGACAGTCGGTTTGCTTTGGAAAATTTCAAA ATTCAAGAGAACATGAAGGCACTTGATGTAATCGCATTGCTGACTCCTGCTGTCATGGAGAAGATTGAGACAGTTTTTCAAAGCAAGCCAAAGCGTCCAGATTCTTACAGGTAG
- the LOC107917780 gene encoding probable voltage-gated potassium channel subunit beta isoform X1 produces the protein MQYKNLGRSGLKVSQLSYGAWVSFGNQLDVKEAKSLLQCCKDNGVNFFDNAEVYANGRAEEIMGQAIRELGWKRSDIVVSTKIFWGGPGPNDKGLSRKHIVEGTKASLKRLDMDYVDVLYCHRPDTQTPIEETVRAMNYVIDKGWAFYWGTSEWSAQQITEAWGVAERLDLVGPIVEQPEYNLLTRHKVESEYLPLYTNYGLGLTTWSPLASGVLTGKYNKGNIPSDSRFALENFKNLANRSLIDDVLRKVNGLKPIADELGVPLAQLAIAWCAANPNVSSVITGATKESQIQENMKALDVIALLTPAVMEKIETVFQSKPKRPDSYR, from the exons ATGCAGTACAAAAACCTGGGCAGATCAGGCTTAAAGGTGAGTCAACTATCGTATGGAGCATGGGTTAGTTTCGGTAACCAGCTCGATGTTAAAGAAGCAAAGTCACTTCTCCAGTGTTGTAAAGACAACGGAGTCAACTTTTTCGACAACGCCGAGGTTTATGCCAATGGTCGAGCCGAGGAGATCATGGGTCAGGCTATTAGGGAACTTGGGTGGAAACGATCGGATATCGTGGTTTCTACCAAGATCTTTTGGGGCGGTCCTGGGCCAAATGATAAGGGTTTGTCTAGAAAACATATTGTTGAAGGAACCAAGGCGTCCTTGAAGAGGCTTGATATGGATTATGTTGATGTGCTCTATTGTCATAG GCCAGACACACAGACTCCAATTGAGGAGACTGTGAGGGCAATGAATTATGTGATTGATAAGGGTTGGGCATTTTATTGGGGGACAAGTGAGTGGTCTGCACAACAGATTACGGAAGCATGGGGAGTAGCTGAGAGGTTGGACCTGGTAGGCCCGATTGTGGAGCAGCCAGAGTATAATCTATTGACTAGGCACAAG GTTGAATCCGAGTACCTTCCTCTGTATACTAACTATGGTCTAGGTCTTACAACATGGAGTCCGCTTGCTTCTGGAGTGCTTACTGGAAAATACAACAAAGGAAATATACCATCTGACAGTCGGTTTGCTTTGGAAAATTTCAAA AATCTTGCTAACCGTTCACTAATTGATGATGTGTTGAGGAAAGTTAATGGACTGAAGCCAATTGCTGATGAACTTGGTGTACCATTAGCTCAACTTGCAATCGCATGGTGCGCTGCAAATCCTAATGTATCATCGGTTATTACTGGTGCTACAAAGGAATCTCAG ATTCAAGAGAACATGAAGGCACTTGATGTAATCGCATTGCTGACTCCTGCTGTCATGGAGAAGATTGAGACAGTTTTTCAAAGCAAGCCAAAGCGTCCAGATTCTTACAGGTAG